Proteins from a single region of Planctomycetaceae bacterium:
- a CDS encoding L-rhamnose isomerase, whose protein sequence is MKNVERAYKIAKDAYAAIGVNTDTVMKQLSKIAVSLHCWQGDDVGGFENPDAGLDGGIMATGNYPGKARTAEQLRTDLDKALSLIPGTHRLNLHAIYGEFKGKKVERDEITPAHFANWIDWAKSKKMGLDFNPTCFSHPMASSGFTLSSRDEQVRKFWVHHCKACRKIAEVMGKKLGKTVVTNIWIPDGYKDIPVDRKGPREILKKSLDEIFTQKINPRLNLDAVECKLFGIGSESYVVGSHEFYMGYAVANKKLLCLDAGHFHPTEVISDKISSTLTFLDEILLHVSRPVRWDSDHVVILSDELYAIAQEIIRGGYIDRVHIGLDFFDASINRIAAWVIGTRCMLKALLAGLLEPIAKMKQCEKAGDLTSRLAISEELKTLPFGAVWDYYCAKSNVPVGLDWLAQVKKYEADVLSKR, encoded by the coding sequence ATGAAGAACGTGGAACGAGCTTATAAAATCGCGAAAGACGCTTACGCGGCAATCGGCGTAAATACTGATACCGTGATGAAACAATTGTCTAAAATCGCTGTTTCACTTCATTGCTGGCAGGGCGACGATGTTGGCGGGTTTGAAAATCCTGACGCAGGCCTTGACGGCGGAATTATGGCGACCGGCAACTATCCCGGCAAAGCGCGAACTGCTGAGCAGTTGCGAACAGATTTGGACAAAGCGTTAAGTTTAATCCCCGGCACGCACAGACTGAATCTGCACGCGATATACGGTGAGTTCAAAGGCAAAAAAGTCGAACGAGATGAAATTACGCCGGCGCATTTCGCCAACTGGATTGACTGGGCCAAGTCGAAAAAAATGGGACTCGATTTCAATCCGACTTGTTTTTCGCATCCGATGGCTTCGAGTGGTTTTACACTTTCGAGCAGAGACGAACAAGTCAGGAAATTCTGGGTTCACCACTGCAAAGCGTGCAGAAAAATTGCCGAAGTAATGGGCAAAAAACTCGGCAAGACTGTCGTAACAAATATTTGGATACCGGATGGCTATAAGGATATTCCCGTTGACCGCAAAGGCCCAAGAGAAATATTGAAAAAATCTCTCGATGAAATTTTCACGCAAAAAATAAATCCGCGTTTGAATCTTGACGCGGTGGAATGCAAACTGTTTGGCATCGGCTCGGAAAGTTATGTCGTCGGTTCGCACGAGTTTTATATGGGCTACGCGGTTGCGAATAAAAAACTGCTTTGCCTTGACGCCGGCCATTTCCATCCGACCGAAGTCATTTCAGATAAAATATCTTCAACGTTGACTTTTCTTGATGAGATACTGCTGCACGTTTCGCGTCCTGTCCGTTGGGACAGCGACCACGTCGTGATTCTTTCTGATGAGCTTTACGCAATCGCGCAGGAAATCATCCGCGGCGGGTACATCGACAGAGTGCACATCGGTCTGGATTTCTTTGATGCGAGCATTAACAGAATCGCTGCCTGGGTAATCGGCACACGTTGCATGCTCAAGGCACTGCTTGCGGGGCTGCTTGAGCCGATAGCGAAGATGAAGCAGTGCGAAAAAGCCGGCGATTTAACAAGCAGGCTGGCGATTTCCGAAGAACTGAAAACTCTGCCGTTTGGCGCGGTATGGGATTATTATTGTGCAAAGTCGAATGTGCCGGTAGGATTAGACTGGCTCGCACAGGTTAAAAAATACGAAGCCGATGTTTTAAGCAAAAGATAA
- a CDS encoding PHP domain-containing protein, which produces MTHKFTNMHFHTHYSFNAEGYSPNTIASLSKKANLAAAGIVDFDVLDGIDEFFAAAKQLNLKACGGIETRVYVPEFADYVINSPGEPGIAYHMGAGITSSNVSPQQKKFLDNLRTMAKNRNLELVKRVNEYLKPVVVDYQKDVVPLTPKGNVTERHICKAYADKAQSIFPDENKLKAFWKEKIGFDNLADKVALTNAIRAKTMKRGGAGYVQPDNKSFPTIAQMNEFVVSIGGIPTLAWLDGTSDGEKRIEELLNIAISLGVEAVNIIPDRNFTPGLGETDTKKKNLYKFVEICENLDLPIIAGTEMNSPGQKFVDNFQSEELKPLVHIFLDGALIIYGHTILQRQCGLGYKSEWSNNNFKNRADKNKFFAQLGQNVEPAAENILKDFDINSSPEQIIQTIQKIGR; this is translated from the coding sequence ATGACACACAAATTTACAAATATGCACTTTCATACGCATTATTCATTTAATGCCGAAGGTTACAGTCCGAACACAATCGCTTCTCTGTCTAAAAAGGCGAATCTCGCTGCTGCTGGCATCGTCGATTTCGATGTGCTTGACGGTATTGATGAATTTTTCGCGGCTGCCAAACAATTAAACTTAAAAGCGTGCGGCGGAATCGAAACTCGCGTGTACGTACCGGAGTTTGCCGATTATGTAATTAACTCGCCGGGCGAGCCGGGCATTGCGTACCACATGGGCGCCGGAATTACATCGAGCAATGTTTCTCCGCAGCAGAAAAAGTTTTTAGATAATCTCCGCACGATGGCAAAAAACAGAAATCTCGAACTTGTCAAACGTGTAAATGAATATTTGAAGCCTGTCGTTGTTGATTATCAAAAAGACGTTGTGCCTTTAACGCCGAAGGGCAATGTTACCGAACGGCATATATGCAAAGCTTACGCCGACAAGGCGCAGAGTATTTTTCCCGATGAAAATAAACTCAAAGCGTTCTGGAAGGAAAAAATTGGTTTTGATAATCTTGCCGACAAGGTCGCGCTGACAAACGCCATTCGCGCAAAGACGATGAAACGCGGCGGCGCGGGTTATGTCCAGCCGGACAACAAATCTTTTCCGACGATAGCTCAAATGAATGAGTTTGTAGTTTCAATCGGCGGCATTCCGACTCTTGCGTGGCTCGACGGCACAAGCGATGGCGAAAAACGAATCGAAGAGCTTTTGAATATTGCGATTTCTCTCGGCGTTGAGGCGGTGAATATTATTCCAGACAGGAATTTTACGCCCGGACTTGGCGAAACGGATACGAAGAAAAAAAACCTTTATAAATTTGTTGAAATATGCGAAAATTTAGACCTGCCGATTATCGCAGGCACGGAAATGAACAGTCCCGGCCAGAAATTTGTCGATAATTTTCAGTCCGAAGAATTGAAGCCGCTTGTGCATATATTTTTGGACGGTGCATTGATTATTTACGGCCATACGATTCTGCAAAGGCAGTGCGGTCTTGGATACAAGAGCGAATGGTCAAATAATAATTTTAAAAACAGAGCGGACAAAAATAAATTTTTCGCACAGCTCGGCCAAAATGTTGAGCCAGCAGCGGAAAATATTTTGAAAGATTTTGATATTAATTCATCGCCGGAACAAATAATTCAGACAATTCAGAAGATAGGGAGATAA